CTTCCCGTTTACTTAGATCTTGTGTTTGACTAACTGGTGAATTTATGCAAGTTTCACTCACTATCAAGTTGCTATTAGAGGCAATACTTGGCTATCAGTTGTGAGCTGTGACTGTTTTCTGtcattatcaaaaaaaaaaaagaaaaaagattgagTCATATTGCCTTATCTCTTGCCTTAACTCCAGCCAATGACGGGTCCCATTGGTGAGACTTGTTGGTGGATTTACTATGACAgagataattaatttgtttttgttcagCCAGGCTAATTTGTTGTATTCTTTTTGTTATGCCTACTCagaatttttcctttgtgATTTTGAGAAAAGCTGGAACTTCAATAGTGATTGACTAAATTCTTCTACAACCTAAGCTGGTTTTTTCTcagaaaggaaaataatacatatatatatacatatttaggTTTTCCTATTTTTTGGTTGATTGAGACTCAGATACATCACTTATAGACAACTATCACTTATAGACAACTGTTATCAATTGGAAGTTGTATGgtagaaaattgattttcttggAATTGGAGGAGCATAGTTTGAATCTTGTTATTTAAGATGACTGCatttatgtgatttttttcttcttccagAAATTTGCAATTCTGTGAACCAATTCATGGTAAGGGATAGGGTTTTGTTAGATTTAGCTGATTCTATCAGTCATAAATAGACCATTCTTAAATCATTCATCCATCCGCAGATGGTGTTACTAATTCATAATACATGCAAAGTATCCGTGCTAATTCTGTTAATTTCAGATGTTATCAACACTTTGAACCTACTCTTGCTGAATGTGCTATTCGTTCATTTGTCCTTTTGATTTCTAGCAATGTGGAGTTCCCTATTTCTTAGTTTGTTACCAAGAACGGATTAAGTAGTTAGTCTTCCTTATTTTGGTCGGCTGATTCATAGAGCAGctgttatttctttttcaaattaacaCATTATTCTCAGTTTCTCATGAGAAAAAAGTGTCTTGTTATTGCTGGTCAACATAGAGTTTAATGCAAAGTAAATGATAGACTAGAagtgctttttcttttcctaaaACCAAGAAATGTGGTTCTTCTTTGTCTAGAAGCATGTAACTAttgacaatttttattttttatttttttatgtatgtaCCTGATTTTCCTCTTACTGATTTTGATAATAGAAGTGGATCCTCAGAGGCACCCCTAAAAGTCTCCCCTCGAGCAGTTCGACAACTCAATACAACTGCATTAGAGTCCAAGTCAGCATCGTCATCAAATCAAACTTGTAGAACACCAAAAGATAAAAGCCCTAAGGTCATTGATCGCAGATCACCCAGAAGCCCAGTGTCTGAGGTACTTGATACAGTGGAGCTAACTGATTGTGTTTACATTTACATTATCTGAACACGTTCTAGAATTTTAGAATTGTGTTTTAGATGTTTCATTTAAACTTTAACCAGatgcatttattaaaatctgaTGAATGTTAATGCATATGATGAGGCTGATGAACATTAATACATATGATGAGAACTGTCAAAGTTGCCTTCTTGTTGACAAATTCTTAGGCTTTTTGAATCTAGTTGCCTTTTGAAAATGGCTTTactgaatttattgtttcattaattttcttgcttgATCCTAGAAAGAAAGCAAGACTGCAAAAGATCTAGTCTGGTCCTTTCCATGACACCTTGTAGTCTAATTTTTATGGCCTATTGAGATTTATATCATCTGTAGCATTGAGTTGATTATGAACCCTATGGGGCCTTTCTAGGGTTAGGTGACATATTTACTCAAGTCAGTTGAGAGAGGTTGGGAAAGAGAAAGTATTCAATTCTTTTCCCCTATATAACATATGCCTACTTTTAAATGATCTGATTAATGTTTGGTTTTCATTATCTCATGAAACATAATTTCTACAAAGATTATAGTTTTAGAATGCAAGCATAATTCCTACCTTTTGGTTCTTTTTGTATTAATATCATTATCATAGTTTTAGAATACAAATACTTTTTACTGTGTTGCTGGCTGTATGTATCACTTATTAAAGTGGGAAGTGGGAACCCTTTGATGATTTTATGACCGTATTGTCTTTTTGTCTTGTTTCAGAGGAAGCGGCCCAGCAGAATATCTGAGTTGGAATCTCAGGTTTCTAGACTTCAGGAGGACTTGAAGAAGGCGAAGAATCAGCTAAGTTCATCTGAATCATGGAAGCAGCAAGCTCAGCAAGATGCAGAGGACTCCAAAAAACAACTACTGGCACTGTCCTCAAAGCTGCAAGAATCCCAGAAGCAGCTTCAGGAACTCTCTGCTTCTGAGGAAGCTCGCGCAGTTGAGCTTCAAAAGGTCTCCCAAGAAACAGATCAATCATGCCAATCTGAGCTTCAGGCTATCCAGAATCAGCATTCAATTGACTCAGCAGCCTTGGCCTCTGCCTTGAATGAGCTCCAGCAACTTAAGGCTCAGTTTGAAATGGTAGCTGAATCTGAGGCTGCACAGACCAAGAATGCAGAATCAGCACATTTGGAGCTCCAAAGCTTGAAAGGAAACCTGATAGAAACTATTTCTCTCATGgaaaacatgaaaaatcaGCTAAGAGAAAGCAAAGAATCGGAAACTCAGGCCCAAGCATTGGCCAGGGAAACTCTGCTTCAACTTGAAACTGCAAAACTATCTGTAGAGGCACTCAGAGCAGAAGGCATGAAAGCCATTGAAGCTTACAGCTCCATTGCTTCAGAGTTAGAACGGTCGAGGACGCGCATAAACTTGTTAGAAGGGCTTGTTAGTAAACTTGAAGCTGACACCAGTAATGCCAATAGAAATCTTTCACAAAATTGTTCTGGTGATTATGACCTTgggcaaaaaattaaagaaaatcaagacaCCATGGAGTCAAAACATCTTGAAGAGGAGCTTTCTTCTTTGAAGTCAGAAGTAGGATGGCTGAGATCTGCTTTAGAAATTGCTGAGACTAAACTGAATGAAGGACAAATCCAGAGCACAGTGAAGATAAAAAGTGCTTTTGAACAGTTGGAGCAGATAAAACATCAGTCAGGCCTAAGGGAGGTTGAACTGGAAGCAGAACTACAGAAGGCAAAATCTGACATTGAGGAGTTGAAGGCCAACCTGATGGATAAAGAAACTGAACTGCAGGGTATTTCAGAAGAGAATGAGGGGCTACACATGCAACTCGACAAAAATCTAATGTGCCAGAGGGAATCTCAACTGAACAATGATCTGCGGAAACTTGCACAAGCTGTTGAAGATTTGAAGGCAAATTTAATGGATAAGGAGACAGAACTGCAAAATATATCTGAGGAGAATGAGATGCTGAAGCTGGAAATCAGCAAAAGGGAATTGGACACTCCTAATAGGAACAGTAATTTGGCTGCAGAAGTAGAGGCAGCTAGGTCTGCTGAGAAAGAGGCACTGATGAAGCTCGGGCTTCTAATGGAGGAGGCTGATAAGAGTAACAGGAGAGCCGCAAGAATGGCTGAGCAGCTTGAGGCAGCACAGTCGGCAAACTGTGAAGCCGAGGCAGAGTTGAGAAGGCTAAAAGTGCAGTCCGACCAGTGGAGAAAGGCTGCTGAGGCGGCTGCCTCTATGCTTTCAACTGGAAACAATGGGAAATGTATGGAGAGAAGTGGATCAATTGACAGCAACTATAATCCTATTACCGGAAAGATACCTTTACCTTATTCGGATGACATAGATGATGATTtgctgaagaagaagaatggaAACGTATTAAAGAAGATTGGCGTGTTGTGGAAGAAACCACAGAAATAGAATCAATGTGAGTCGGTCAAATATGTTTACGAAAATTTCTTTATATCTTCCTTTCCTAATCCTAACTGTATATTTCACTTTGTTCTTGATTCATTGACAGATGCTCCCAGCTTCTTTTGATAGGGACAGCCAATTCATTTTGTTACGAAGTGAAAATGGGCACTTGATGGCAGTATTTAATAGCTTGTTCTCGATATTTATCTTGTAGTAGTGCAAAGTATACATGTCACATTAATGGTTTGCTAATATTGGATTTCACTTGTTTGGAATTACAACATATATGTATGTTGTTAGGAATGATAGTATCAAACATTAATGCTGAGACGTGATTCTGGATTTTGAACCATCTGCTGATGGTTTCCTTTGATCTCCTGTCAGTGTTATGTGGCTGTAAAAGGAAAAGTTTGCTTCTCCACAGTAGTCAACTTGTTTGTGCCTTGTACAGCTCTTTGCTATTTAGTAATCTTTCCCCTGTAAATTTCCCACCCGGCATCGTCTTTGACTTGAGTAAATTTGAAGCTTTCTAAATGCCTGTCGGTTTCTTAACTTGATTTAGCCATGGAAGCATTGCATATAACTTTTCAGTTATTTCTCTGCAAAAGTGATGCAATAATCTAAAGCTTCTATGAATCTATCGACACCCTGCTTCTAATGTAGCCCCTCTTGTAACCCAAGTCAAGTGTCATTAGTGTGAGGACTgaagcaaaataaattagttacgATTGTATTACTCGTACAATTCATGACATAATTGTCAAATTTTACCCTTAAGATGattaatatcttttttaagCCATCATCCTCTCAAGGTTAATTTTTGTGCCGTTGGCACTCTTACCATTTTCATGTTTCCATTGGTTGCATCCTTTAGAGTTTAGAGTTTGGCCAAACGTGTGtttcacaaaattttttacaatatgaATTGATGCGAAACAAATCTGCtgtaatattaagaaaaactttctcaataaatgtttcatgtaatattaaaataatatataaaattatacaaaaattatcaatatcataaaattttatcctaaatAATGTGATATGTGATATATCAATTGATTAAgtggttgataattttttataaattgtaagttatttaaatatattatctcACTAATTAGTGAATTAATATCACATTTTTGGAGTTGTAATTTTGCAATAAAAATCTTGGGTTTGTGTAACCCTAAACCTAATCGCAGCTGTgaagaagattttgtttttgtttcatttttaaaaggGCTTCTTATTAGGCCTAAGTGCCGAGCTCCTAGTATGGACCAACCAAGGcccaacaaaaacaaaagagtaccaattttgtaaaaacagTCAATTGGAAGGGCCTATCTGCAAGCAGCACCAAAACAACCAGTGAGCATTTATAATccaaaattagggttttggcTGTTTACTCGCGGCGTCCTCTTGCAACTCTCAAGCTCCAAAGTCGTTCGTTACAGTAAAAAATCCTCTTCGTAACGCCAACATGGGGTAAGGTTTCTCATTTCCTCTGATAGTGTTTGTTTCTCTAGAAAGCTCAAAactttttgagaaaattttgtttgttctcgtgtgtttttttattatagagATCGCTATTGTTAATgactaaatttgattgttatttttaaaaaaaaattaagtagtGAAAGTGTTTCATAAAGAATATGGATTGGCCGGTGATGTGAGAATTTATATTTGCTACTCTTGATGGGTTTGCTTTAAATCTATCTGATGATTCTTATCCACCAAGATCTCTGAGGTCTcttcataatttcttttttaagtttcatCTTCTTTCAAATTGTGCATGCATGTGTCTGtcttaagatttttttttgtgaagtATTATCTGTTCCACATCTGAAGTTTCCGTGCTGTTTTGGAATATGATCCTCCAATCTGATTGGAATTCTGATATCATCTTGGTGACTTTATTTCCAAGTTTATGGGAAACCTTAATTTTGGTTTGCTagctttttgtttgttattataaACATACATGAGTTAAAGACATTGCTTTTGTGTTGTCCTATCTATTGTCGCTAATATACGAAATCTTGTTGGAGATATGCTACTTTTACAGTTTTTTCCCAAGCTGATTACTGAAGTTTTTGGATATGTGCTGATTAGCATTAGGCATATGTTCATACGTTCTGACAGATTTATAATCTGCGATAAATTGTTTACAGGAAGACACGTGGAATGGGAGCTGGTCGCAAGCTGAAGAGCCACCGCAGAAGACAAAGGTGGGCTGATAAGTCATACAAGAAATCCCACCTTGGCAATGAATGGAAGAAGCCATTTGCTGGCTCTTCCCATGCAAAAGGCATTGTTCTTGAGAAAATGTAggttgatatttatttttgttgttttatgtattatccattatttttaattttttttattggaagtTGCTGCATAAGTACTGACATGTTCAACATTGTTGACTTGTAAAGCGGTATCGAGGCAAAGCAGCCCAACTCTGCTATCAGAAAATGCGCTCGAGTTCAGCTGATCAAGAATGGAAAGAAGATTGCAGCTTTCGTACCAAACGATGGTTGTTTGAACTACATTGAAGAAAATGTGAGCActgctgttttttttttatagtttttttttttaatataaatttatgctTACGGACTGTCTTGCCTCGGGCTGCAGGACGAGGTACTTATTGCAGGATTTGGTCGAAAGGGGCATGCTGTGGGAGATATTCCTGGTGTTAGATTTAAGGTTGTCAAGGTTTCAGGCGTGTCTCTTCTGGCCCTCTTCaaggagaagaaggagaaacCAAGATCCTAAACTCCTGATTCAAGATACTTCaccatgttttctttttttagcactttattttcattaatccCTGTTGAttacttttttcctttatcatGTATTGCTGTTGAGAGaactttttggtttttttccCTCTGTTGAGACTATTAGTAAATTAGTATCTGTCTCTTCTACTTGAGTGGCTTGTTGACTGCCGTTGTTCTGTTAGAAAAATACCATTACTGTATAAGATCTATCTCCTTATGAAAGACCTATTACTAGAAAATTCATGGGTAAGAGCCGAAGAGTAGTAATTATACAAGTTACCAATAGAATTGATTAAATGAAGGTGGAATCTGGCATATCTTAACCAAGCATTTTGCATGGGCTTACCGTGCCCTTGTATGGTTTGGGAGGCTTACTTGTCTTATAGTTTAGatgctttctttatttttggtttcatTGCTTGTTGCTTTCTGGTTCAATAATACCGCTTATTCTAGTGAGTTTGATGGTCCCACCAGGGCAGAAGCTTCTCATGCGAAAGGCATTTACTTTCTGGCTAGATTCTTTATTTGGTATTTCTTCTGTTTGATGAGTCTTGTGAGATGCAGCTTGTGCTCTGTTACATCTTATTCATCACTATGATTGATTTGTTCAAGATTTAAGAATTTAAGCCATATAAGTTTTAAGAATGCAAAATAGTGTATCAGCAATCAAGTAGAGGTGTTTCCAGCAAGtgttttattaatcaaataaggTTTGCTTAAACAAACTTAACAACAAGGGCATTTTGTAAATTCATTCAAAGGTGTGAAAAGTAACTCATGCAGGTTTGGTATTATTATTGCAAAGGCTCAGATCTCATGGAAAATTAACCAGTAAATTTGTATCTTCCTTGCCTCAAAAGCGAAGTTCTGATTTATGACTTGAAAGTGCATTGTTGATCTTCATTCAAACTGTTCTTTTGAATCGGGCCCAAACCCTGGGTGGGGTGCATACAAATTATGATGCTGCCTGATCGTCCACAGGAAATCAAAATAACCTCAAAATCCTTGTCTGCCTAAGAATTTTGATAACATGGGCGACATCGGGCGCGGCAGCTCATGATTGGTAAATCTGTGCTGTGGGTCTCACAATATGGCTCGTATCGTTGGCAACGACGCGCGTTGGGTCAGCCCTTATCTGCCCAAAGTCAAGGAGAAGTTTGAAGGAAAGTtcatttcatctttttttttaatattaattttgtgattttcGACATTTGAGTGGGACAGAACTGTCATTTACGTCGAAGGCTCTTCTTTTCGTCAGTAGCTGGCAGGTGGCGGCAGCTAATTGCCCGGTGCCAGAGTCACACTCACACTAACAGTCACAGTCACAGTCACACACTAAAGAAACTGAGACAATGAAGTGTTCAAATTGGTTTACTACCCGAATATTCTTCTTcctcatcaaattcaaatgtCATTGACCGTAAACCCAAATATAATCCACCGCCGTTCCACATTTCCCCTGACCCATTGGAATTCTTACTAATTTATGTTTCCACGCAATACGCAAGtgtaaattaccaatttagcATGTGATTGGCGATGTCATGCTATAGTGTTTTTTAACAAGCGTAAAAAACACactagtttaaaaaataacaatgataattaagttgtttaagGCATCGTTTGGAATTGATGCTAAAACGAGACAagcagtttatttatttatttttttaataaaaacaaagtggagtatattttttaatctatttgtttcataatttttttttaaaaaaaagcaacTTACAAGATAATCAATCAAATAACTAAACACACTTTTAGAGTTTCTAGTTTCaccttattattttaaccATAGCTCTAATACATCATTACAACAATTAGTTAACCAAGTTTTAccattattaacttttttatctGGTAAACTCATCTATTGGCATTTTACTTTAtgctattaatatttttcattgacgattttttttttttttttgtaatgcCTTGCACCGATCCCCTAATTAAACACATCCCTTGAACATAAACCCATGACTTCTTACTTTTATTGAAAGAGATTGAACTAACTGATCTAcgttcaataaattaattcttttggaattgagaaaattatataaattaaaagagtaTCAATTGATcgaattataatttaatatgttgaTCCTATGtcataattgataaaaaaaactattatttaatgaaGTTTCCAAtctatcaaatattaatttaacgacattttattatattattgtatatttaacgtttttgtattataaatttttaagtaatacTCTATTTTTCAAACTCACAATACTCTCAATAATATTCTATTTTAAATAACACAATTTACCGaacacttttttattttttttatattcggTTGATTATTTCATACCGAAACTAGCCCTAATTCAAATGGAATTTTACCATGATTTCCTTATCCTTGACCCACCTAATTGTATTACCAATCCGGTTTTAGCTGATTGTTTAATGCTAATGCAAATGGGTGATAGACTGACAGTAAGgattaatataatattcaaattttcttgGCAAATGTTATAATATTCAAACTGTTACTGAGCAATTTTGTCACGCCAAAATCTTAACCAAGATTTGGTCCTTGACTAGAGAGCGAAATCCTTACCGAAATTAGAGCTCATGCCTATCACTGAAATTTCTATTGCTTGGGGAGAATGACTAAGAATCAAAAACCCAACAAATCCGTTATCgtacaattatttatttacaattaaataatttattattatatggtCCTTAGAATCTACCTGAAAATTAGAAGCAATCATGGTGGAACATATTGAAACCACCACtggaattcaaaataaaatccaaaatcacTGCCCAGTGTTTCAGAGTTCATATTGCACCAACTATGAAACATCACTCTCAAGGTCTAGTACAAAATATGTTATATCCCTTCTGCAACTTCCAATTACTATTTTGTTAGCAAAAACAAATCTGACAATTCCCTATATAGAGCTTATCAACCAATAGCGAAAAACATaatgaaaagaacaaaaattacaaattgaaaTGGACACATGACGATTCATGTAACACTTAAATTAGATCTTTTTAACACAAAACGTGATTTGATCTAGTGGGTGATGCTGCTTCTCACATTATGGTGAGCGGCAGCGTTGGGTTTACATTAGAGGGCTATTGAGTAATCCATGCCAAGTTGAATTAAGTTCATTGTTCATGCTAGCATCTGCATTGTTGAGCTGCCATGGGAAGCCCCACAAGACCTTGCTGTTCTCACTTTCTCTGCTGTTGCACAACTCTTGCTTCATTGTTGTTACTGTGACAGCTGTTGTTGTTGCATTTGTAGCGCTCATTTGATGGTCTCCAAATGGCATTAACATTTCTGCACTAGCACCATGATCATGATTGTGATTaacatgatgatgatgatgatgatgatgatcaacTTCACCCATACTGTTTGCATTACCAAACCCATAATACAAATTCTGAAAATTGTTGTGGGTGTCTAGGAATCCACTTCTTAGTGCATCAAGAAATGCTGGGGTTGTTGTAGCTGAAGTGCTGCTGCTAATGCTAGGGTTTCCAAGAATGTCACAGTGGCTACTTACTGGGTTCcccaaaatagaaaaatcatgCTGATCGTCAAACCCTAGTTGCCCACCGTTTTGCTTTTGGAGCCTAGCAAATGCAAGACTCAAGTCATTGGTGTCATAACTCAAGGGAGGGAAATTGGTGAGAGGGCTTGTGTTGGAACTCATCAATGGTTGATCTTGGCTTCTCTTTGATGACGAGGATGACGACCGTTTGTTTTTCCTGCACCCTCCACCCACCGGAACATTTCTGAGTGTGCCGCCTTTGGTCCAATACCTCCTGCAAGATTTGCAGAAGTATCTTGGCTGAGAGAGGCTGTAGTTGTTGTAGTAGCAGAATTTTGTGTTGGTGGAGTCACATCTTGGGCATTTGAGAGCTTGTTCTGGTTGAGGCCTTGGCTTCCTTTCTTGTTGTGCTTTTGAGCAAACCAACATGCTTTCCAATGAATGAGTAGCCATTTCCTGAATTGATGACAAGTTGACAACAAcacaatttcaaattaaaacactttaaattggcaaattgtaaaaaaaaacttatcaaAATACTCAAGAAAGATCTTGTAACTTctaatgttatatatatataaattgatcTCAATTTTCCAAGTTGATAATAGGGAATCGGATTGAATTCAATATTGGAAGACCCTAATTTGAAATCCTCATGATATTGGttactttaaaattaatcaccaATAAAATGCTATATACTAATGTATAATAGAAAAACCGATTGtatgaagagaaaattatcTTCTCAGATTTAATTTAACAGACAACCGAAAtgagttattaaaaaaaaaagtgaaattgaaAGGTCTTCATCAATATTCTCCCCAACCTTATGTATaatcacatgattaatttcaagattttttttcaaaggagAGTATACAAATCCCATAAGGGAAAGTAAACAAGAGAAAGGTAGAATAATCAAGACTAATAACAAATATGAATTAGAATATAAACATAACCACATAAACACCAACACccacttccaaaaaaaaaagaaggaaaagaaacaaattccctagaaaataaaattaaaaaagctcaaaaatcttttctttttcctctatATAGACATTAAATAGTAACTAAAAGTAGTCTATtataaccaaataaaaaaaattaactttccAATTAAACCCAAATCCAGAATCACTAGTGCAGTTAAAAAGAACCcatgaaaaggaaaagaagggAATGAACAAAAGGTAATCAAAGTTAACAAAATACAATGaagaattcaaataaataataaaatcttgtCAAATCCTACCTGATGTTGTCCACTTGAAGCATCCATCCATGCAACAATAATCAAACAGTCTTCAGAATAATTGAAacaaagttgaatttttataattttttttctaagagAGTGACAAGCTTAGCTTAGCTGAAGAGAAAGACTCAagaggaagagagagagagagagagagatggtTTTGAGAGTCATGCAAAGTGAAGCAAATAAGGACTAGGGCTCTTAATATATAAAGCAAAATGGTGGGATTTAAACtaacttatttgttttttaaaatttttagacaGAGAGATAAAAAAGGAGAAGAGAGAGTTTTGTAATGATGAGTTTTCGTACGAGATGATCGATGTGATATTTTCTTGCACGCAGGGAAAGCAAGCAAAGCAAAGCAATTGCTATCAGAAAATTCCagttctctctcttttcttttttttaaataaaaataaaattttcttatgcaACGGATTCATATCATAGGATATGACATACGAGCCAGCTCGCTTCTATTAGCTGAGTGGGCCCTTCCCGCGTGGATGCAACTATACTTTGGGGGTCCCACTTCATGTGGTCCCCACCACTACCACCATCCCCAGTCGCCAATAACTCTGCGATTTATTCACTTGGGCAAATAACATTATGGTTAATTCCACTCCACCTCCATTATTATTGAAACAGCTCAACATTGCcccattattattgttactcATCAATGTGCCCCCAGCAGGCAGCAGTTACTGGACACCTTTGTTTGTCATagacaatttttctttttttatcaatttagcCATTTAGGCACCTTAACATACCTCAGTATCATGCACAAAtacaaagtaaattattttcttctataaTGAATGTGTAAAGAGAAATCGATCcctttaagataaaaaaaatctttatacGCGAGTGTCTATTATGATCAGGGGTGCTGTGTTGATGACTTTACATTAATATTGGggtattttgatgatttt
This window of the Citrus sinensis cultivar Valencia sweet orange chromosome 8, DVS_A1.0, whole genome shotgun sequence genome carries:
- the LOC102626539 gene encoding interactor of constitutive active ROPs 3 gives rise to the protein MQTPKARSGSSEAPLKVSPRAVRQLNTTALESKSASSSNQTCRTPKDKSPKVIDRRSPRSPVSERKRPSRISELESQVSRLQEDLKKAKNQLSSSESWKQQAQQDAEDSKKQLLALSSKLQESQKQLQELSASEEARAVELQKVSQETDQSCQSELQAIQNQHSIDSAALASALNELQQLKAQFEMVAESEAAQTKNAESAHLELQSLKGNLIETISLMENMKNQLRESKESETQAQALARETLLQLETAKLSVEALRAEGMKAIEAYSSIASELERSRTRINLLEGLVSKLEADTSNANRNLSQNCSGDYDLGQKIKENQDTMESKHLEEELSSLKSEVGWLRSALEIAETKLNEGQIQSTVKIKSAFEQLEQIKHQSGLREVELEAELQKAKSDIEELKANLMDKETELQGISEENEGLHMQLDKNLMCQRESQLNNDLRKLAQAVEDLKANLMDKETELQNISEENEMLKLEISKRELDTPNRNSNLAAEVEAARSAEKEALMKLGLLMEEADKSNRRAARMAEQLEAAQSANCEAEAELRRLKVQSDQWRKAAEAAASMLSTGNNGKCMERSGSIDSNYNPITGKIPLPYSDDIDDDLLKKKNGNVLKKIGVLWKKPQK
- the LOC102627205 gene encoding 40S ribosomal protein S23 produces the protein MGKTRGMGAGRKLKSHRRRQRWADKSYKKSHLGNEWKKPFAGSSHAKGIVLEKIGIEAKQPNSAIRKCARVQLIKNGKKIAAFVPNDGCLNYIEENDEVLIAGFGRKGHAVGDIPGVRFKVVKVSGVSLLALFKEKKEKPRS
- the LOC102627491 gene encoding dof zinc finger protein DOF2.1-like, coding for MDASSGQHQEMATHSLESMLVCSKAQQERKPRPQPEQALKCPRCDSTNTKFCYYNNYSLSQPRYFCKSCRRYWTKGGTLRNVPVGGGCRKNKRSSSSSSKRSQDQPLMSSNTSPLTNFPPLSYDTNDLSLAFARLQKQNGGQLGFDDQHDFSILGNPVSSHCDILGNPSISSSTSATTTPAFLDALRSGFLDTHNNFQNLYYGFGNANSMGEVDHHHHHHHHVNHNHDHGASAEMLMPFGDHQMSATNATTTAVTVTTMKQELCNSRESENSKVLWGFPWQLNNADASMNNELNSTWHGLLNSPLM